The Eurosta solidaginis isolate ZX-2024a chromosome 4, ASM4086904v1, whole genome shotgun sequence genome includes a window with the following:
- the Atf3 gene encoding activating transcription factor 3 — protein MFNLNTPSSLLGIDSSGLSSTPKTPEIVNSLIAMTNPMDNYNFTTLNSTTAASTPGSLISMRNINSATNAQITSQDSSHSSSSTSPVDSPSGLNTTTSVQQMCSQLIKAGLKLSIQSKRKVSTCDSSSGSDQPNSKYSRPDEDIEDSTDEENECKTTAKGLTPEDEDRRRRRRERNKIAATKCRMKKRERTQNLIKESEQLETQNVDLKTQVRVLEAERRKLLDMLQCHAASCLHAGGLNLPSKLLQSPAKKYLAALEIQNDTTANGGSTSPSATPIGNQSQAQQQTLENNALSQTNLGVQRTVIPPMSTIKFSRSAAVNQQLHQLPTQQQQLPNGYCKPSPTPQELGYLASPSQESICLPAILPQLPPQNSTTHQIGAVNVNSTTVASINQQLCDYIPNCENSLGLVLSHNPSSVQSNDDSSILLGDMVSPLSVISTPTTATEFVKNELVDSQSPYTTAQSAERFLFENCDSFVDIKHAVSLHHGCHNSNNNNNSQNNNNTISSFHQISNTNLLDFNTSLLSSGVGITPFHDQISIKNDYIHDTDLLSQLTGDGADFVDLDSSVAASFMTNNGCLA, from the exons ATGTTTAATCTAAACACGCCTTCCTCCCTCCTGGGAATTGACAGCTCTGGACTCAGCTCTACTCCGAAAACTCCCGAAATCGTGAACTCATTAATTGCAATGACAAATCCAATGGACAATTACAATTTCACTACTTTGAATAGTACTACAGCTGCATCGACGCCCGGAAGTCTTATCTCTATGCGAAATATTAATAGCGCAACGAATGCTCAG ATCACATCGCAGGACAGTAGCCATTCCAGTTCTTCTACTTCTCCAGTTGACTCACCCAGTGGATTGAATACTACAACGAGCGTTCAACAG ATGTGCTCTCAACTCATCAAAGCAGGACTCAAACTATCTATACAAAGCAAACGCAAAGTATCTACCTGTGATTCCAGCTCTGGTTCAGATCAGCCAAACTCCAAATATTCTCGCCCTGATGAAGATATTGAAGATTCCACTGATGAAGAAAATGAGTGTAAGACAACTGCAAAAGGTCTAACACCAGAAGATGAGGATCGACGACGACGTCGACGTGAACGCAACAAAATTGCTGCCACCAAATGTCGCATGAAGAAACGAGAACGTACACAAAATCTCATAAAGGAGTCAGAGCAATTGGAGACCCAAAATGTTGATTTAAAAACGCAGGTAAGAGTGTTAGAAGCTGAGCGACGTAAACTACTTGATATGTTGCAATGCCATGCAGCATCCTGTTTACATGCAGGTGGTCTGAATTTGCCATCAAAACTATTACAGTCGCCAGCAAAAAAGTACCTCGCTGCTCTTGAAATTCAGAATGATACCACTGCCAATGGCGGTTCGACGTCACCAAGCGCAACACCAATTGGAAACCAATCACAAGCACAACAACAAACTCTTGAGAACAATGCGCTAAGTCAAACGAACCTTGGAGTGCAGCGCACTGTGATCCCACCAATGTCAACAATCAAGTTTTCCCGAAGTGCAGCAGTTAATCAACAGCTTCACCAATTACCCACGCAACAACAGCAACTGCCAAATGGATATTGCAAGCCATCTCCAACGCCACAAGAGCTTGGCTATTTGGCTTCACCGTCACAAGAAAGTATATGCCTACCTGCCATTCTTCCTCAGCTTCCTCCACAAAATTCAACTACCCACCAAATTGGAGCTGTCAATGTTAATTCAACAACTGTTGCATCGATAAACCAGCAGCTATGTGATTACATTCCAAACTGTGAAAATAGTCTAGGTCTGGTTTTGAGCCATAACCCAAGCTCCGTACAAAGTAATGACGACAGCAGTATCCTACTTGGTGACATGGTTAGTCCACTTTCAGTTATATCCACTCCCACCACCGCAACCGAATTCGTTAAAAATGAGCTAGTCGACTCTCAAAGTCCCTACACCACCGCCCAGTCCGCTGAACGTTTCCTCTTTGAGAATTGCGACAGTTTCGTAGATATTAAACATGCTGTAAGCTTACATCATGGATGCCATAAtagcaataataacaataacagtcaaaataacaacaacactaTTTCATCTTTCCATCAAATCAGTAATACCAATCTATTGGACTTTAATACTTCCTTGTTAAGTAGTGGCGTTGGAATCACACCATTTCACgatcaaatttcaataaaaaatgatTATATTCATGACACCGATTTATTGTCACAGCTCACAGGAGATGGTGCCGACTTCGTTGATCTTGACTCGAGCGTCGCGGCCTCATTTATGACAAATAATGGCTGTTTGGCGTGA